In one Alnus glutinosa chromosome 14, dhAlnGlut1.1, whole genome shotgun sequence genomic region, the following are encoded:
- the LOC133856813 gene encoding uncharacterized protein LOC133856813, which translates to MAGWASNNQKLNSKALDGNEMVMGLEVSQKPGVDLMQNCDLPPPTKVFTGSDTTVVSSMNRILSVTGKEDDNEEFHVYISSSENEKLELLKALRLSQTRAREAEKKAATLVKERDCVSNAFLQEATQLFAYRQWVRLLELQVTKLQSQKQKGCGYGGSNGAEGLLKEGDGDGGEDGSGVTWFMALAFCLGFVGVGFVFGCRHLF; encoded by the coding sequence ATGGCAGGGTGGGCATCGAACAACCAGAAGTTGAACTCTAAAGCTTTGGATGGGAACGAGATGGTGATGGGTCTTGAGGTTTCTCAAAAGCCTGGTGTTGACCTCATGCAGAACTGTGATCTGCCTCCGCCCACGAAGGTTTTTACGGGGTCAGATACGACGGTCGTATCGTCCATGAATAGGATACTTAGTGTGACGGGGAAAGAAGACGATAACGAAGAGTTTCACGTGTATATTAGCAGCAGCGAGAATGAGAAGTTGGAGCTTTTGAAGGCCTTGAGGTTGTCACAGACGCGGGCAAGAGAGGCAGAAAAGAAAGCGGCAACTCTGGTTAAAGAGAGGGATTGTGTTTCCAATGCTTTCCTACAGGAGGCAACGCAGTTGTTTGCTTATCGGCAGTGGGTGAGATTGCTTGAGCTTCAAGTTACAAAATTGCAATCACAGAAGCAGAAGGGTTGTGGCTATGGCGGATCAAATGGAGCGGAAGGATTGTTGAAAGAAGGGGATGGGGATGGGGGTGAGGATGGGAGTGGTGTAACATGGTTCATGGCTTTGGCATTTTGTCTGGGATTTGTTGGTGTAGGCTTTGTATTTGGTTGCAGACACttgttttga